CCAAGGAAAGTCATggaaaattatgtacatttcaacattttcaaaacagaGAAGAGAATAAGTTACTCGATAGACAATGAGATATTATTTTgcgttgttaaattttttttttagtttccaACCCGAGTGATGTTTGTATTGATtctatgatttgtttttttatagtatttaacacGATACCTTAACCTAACTGGCTAACTACCTAAGTGGGCAATTGGCTAAGTAGTCGatacaaatatagtatatacaatacttAAGTTATCAATTTGAgagtagttttaaatttggaataGCAAATTGAAtcttgtttgtattttaaagaagtccagtatttttcaatataaacagaaaaattataaaaaaattaagaggTTGTCATACccgtatgtgttgtctccgtcttataaGTacgtaacatagcaaatttacgcTCAGCGAATCAGGTTTAACGtcattagttaaaaaatttaagtaaatcgacctattatgaaacttgatagtaagaaaattatctgtgttcgtatgttggttttttacgattgttcaattttttagtaataatatacatataccataaacatactatttttaactgtatttcacaataaatgcctatttttataataattcattattaaattgtttttttcataatatattattagatcatAGAATATAGTGTGATTAAtacattatctttaaaatataaattataacattttattagaaaaataggtaaatgtacaaaaaataataattaattgtatgtgttaaactaacataaataaactaagatacctataagattaaaaataaaacaaaattaatactaattttaatatgaaacataTATCCAACTAAGATTAACCCACttataatgattttcattTGGTAGTAATGTAGTACTGCCAGTagcattgattttataaaatcaatggtaGTAGTGTAATAGTTAAAAcagattattgttttaatcaagaatattgattataattaaatattaaatatatcttatttatatatataattagaatattttaagcaaACAAAAGtgactaaacaataaaaaagtaatatgacACTTAATTAaaaggtattaaaattaataaatgaaaagtaaaaaaataaattgcaggttaatatataaaatataaataaagtttagtctttaaaatctatttgtaactaatttaatttaaatgatttagcatttttaaaaagtattgatttaatatacttagtatattatgtacttagtactaagtatatttaatcaatgaaaaaaattaaatataaataaaaataatattttgaatgcaataaatttaaccaaccaataaaatgtatgtaggcTCTTCAGTAATATGCAATACATCgtgaatatagttattaaaatgcacgtgtttattaattctatctgaaaaaaagttaagctaatattcaatttattatagtattaaatataagtaatatccctaaattaataatttaatttagtgtttatagtagttatatatgatgttaataaaataaatgtatacctatagttgCAATACGATtccaaaatgtttgtttatatgtcaataaaattgtatgactTTTACTCAAACTATAAACATATCAATTAAATCATCTATAGGATATAAGTAAATCACGCATagaattattaagatttttagataatacttCTTTCGTAGTATATTCAGTTTCAATAACAGTAATTCCTAAATCCCTAAATCCatgaataaaaacatgtaattttcaacaatttcaatcaaaatgttatagctatttaacaaaatgtacaaaccttgatgtttttaattaaatttttgggGTTACAGAAAGACTCCAACatgtattactaatttttcaaaacttatagatttaatttcaTGTTCATGCCATTTGTGTTTAAAGAGTTCAATTGAAGTATAACCACTAGAATCTCTAAaagatattaatgtttaaaatcattttaaatattaattataaatttatttttatatttatgtacttttCATCAATGATTCTCAGCCTTTTTGAGGTCGCGAACCGTTTAGGTTCATTTAGGGTATAATACAGTACCCTTTTAATCACAGACCAGCGGTTGAGAATCACTGCTTTACatgatattaaatgaaaactcatagtatattttatgtcttaaatgtttaaataattaaattcttttttattttagacaaattgtttatatcatatgatatacttacattttaaattttgaaaatcatttatttaattaattatttaaataaatatattatgaataaaatgtctTACATAGTTATAGATGAAGCTGTTAGAttgtaatcaataaaaaattgtaggcAATATTTTGAACAACTAATACACTTTGAATATTCaaactttttattgtaataataataatagggtGAATCTGAAAGAAAagaagtatgtataatatataaatatttaactgtagACTGTAATAGGTATCAATAGAAATTCAAAAGATTAATTTAACCTTTTCCGTTAGTGTCGATTGACACACAactgtagaataatattttattaacaaactcCAAGCCttgtacactaaaaatatcaataaaatgcaataaactatttatagcaTACTTAGATAATGTCCACATAGACTTCtgaaaatgtctaaaataacGCATAAccctaaaaaaatgtaggtattttagtgcatgtaaattattttgaaacttcGACACCTAAAAGTACAGTTTGTTCCAAGAAAAATTTTACTTACTTGAGTACAAATCCACAAGCTAAATCTGCCACAACAATGTAAGGTAGGGTAAATAATTTTGCTAATAGCATTTCTTTAGATTTTAAGAATCCgttcaaaatgttattatgtgaGTCAATATATCTGTCTAAAGTATATGTGATGAAATACGGCATTCCTTGTACTttagaaaactaaaaatatataatcaactaataatataaaacaataagatatacgatatacattcaattaaaatatatgtcgggtttgataaaaatattcacagcATTATTCCATTTGCAATCAATACATGAGGGGTTGTAGCCAGCCatctcataaatatttttcttggaTAATATAAAAGAGTTTCGTcgaattaaacacattttacagttaattagattatatttttgtaaaaatatcaaagcgTCATCAAAACCTTGATAACATAATTTAGCAAGCatctaaaaatgattttgcaagattaatgagaataaaaacaatttaatatctacTATGAATTTTCATTATACCTCTGGTTCTGGTGGAAACATTATTCTAGCTACTCggaaacaatttgttttagtcACTTCAAAGCTATTATTTGATATCtttaactaaaacaaaaataaatatattatatattttttttataaattgtacaatgattattgattatttatttaccaattacaaataaatatatttataatatatatatatatatttatgattgttcttgtttttttgtttgtccttatagattaaaaaaatactgaactgttttcaataaaagttatatcatTAGATTCATTCAGACTCACAAATGTTTAAagcttttttaaaaacacttataACCTGCTATATGTGGCTCACAGTCATGGGCGCCCAGAGAAGGGGAACAAGACGGGGAATTCCCCCCCCTGGAATTCAATagaattttgaacattttaacttttattttgatttataaacatttcatcgatatttttactttagtgTGTGGGGTTGGTATTTGATTTCATGTAGTTCTAACACATTTTGTAGTTTACAaggaataaactttttttaatgtattttttggtgTTTGATTTCTTTATGCCCCACCCTGATAAATTTCCTGCAGGCGCCCATGCTCACAgtatacaaacattataatttagttttagcacacaaaagtatattattattacagattgctaatataatttatgatattgatataggtaaaaaaaattgacttacTAAATACTTTTGAATCGGATTGTCACGAGGACAAATATCAGTAAGACCACTAAATGGTGAAATAGTTATAGTGTTCTTATCAAGTATAGGTAGATTGTCAGTAAATCCACCgtcaatatacctatatttaccaACTAAAGGTGGCACAAATCCAGAAAATACTGGAATAAAAGCACTAGCTAATAAtacctgaaaaataaaatgcatcatttaaaatattttaatttacagtttaaaactatctaattattcaaatttaagac
This sequence is a window from Rhopalosiphum maidis isolate BTI-1 chromosome 1, ASM367621v3, whole genome shotgun sequence. Protein-coding genes within it:
- the LOC113548305 gene encoding patatin-like phospholipase domain-containing protein 2 isoform X2; translation: MNISFSGCGFLGIYHIGVASCLKTYAPYLLENNICGSSAGAISACCLLCDIPLELMTSQMLDIVKESRSKALGPFSPSMNITEHLYNRLNKDLPNDAHKRVSGKLFVSLTRVPDGKNVIISQFSSKEEVIQVLLASAFIPVFSGFVPPLVGKYRYIDGGFTDNLPILDKNTITISPFSGLTDICPRDNPIQKYLLKISNNSFEVTKTNCFRVARIMFPPEPEMLAKLCYQGFDDALIFLQKYNLINCKMCLIRRNSFILSKKNIYEMAGYNPSCIDCKWNNAFSKVQGMPYFITYTLDRYIDSHNNILNGFLKSKEMLLAKLFTLPYIVVADLACGFVLKVMRYFRHFQKSMWTLSNCVSIDTNGKDSPYYYYYNKKFEYSKCISCSKYCLQFFIDYNLTASSITIDSSGYTSIELFKHKWHEHEIKSISFEKLVIHVGVFL
- the LOC113548305 gene encoding uncharacterized protein LOC113548305 isoform X3, with translation MTSQMLDIVKESRSKALGPFSPSMNITEHLYNRLNKDLPNDAHKRVSGKLFVSLTRVPDGKNVIISQFSSKEEVIQVLLASAFIPVFSGFVPPLVGKYRYIDGGFTDNLPILDKNTITISPFSGLTDICPRDNPIQKYLLKISNNSFEVTKTNCFRVARIMFPPEPEMLAKLCYQGFDDALIFLQKYNLINCKMCLIRRNSFILSKKNIYEMAGYNPSCIDCKWNNAFSKVQGMPYFITYTLDRYIDSHNNILNGFLKSKEMLLAKLFTLPYIVVADLACGFVLKVMRYFRHFQKSMWTLSKYAINSLLHFIDIFSVQGLEFVNKILFYSCVSIDTNGKDSPYYYYYNKKFEYSKCISCSKYCLQFFIDYNLTASSITIDSSGYTSIELFKHKWHEHEIKSISFEKLVIHVGVFL
- the LOC113548305 gene encoding patatin-like phospholipase domain-containing protein 2 isoform X1, giving the protein MNISFSGCGFLGIYHIGVASCLKTYAPYLLENNICGSSAGAISACCLLCDIPLELMTSQMLDIVKESRSKALGPFSPSMNITEHLYNRLNKDLPNDAHKRVSGKLFVSLTRVPDGKNVIISQFSSKEEVIQVLLASAFIPVFSGFVPPLVGKYRYIDGGFTDNLPILDKNTITISPFSGLTDICPRDNPIQKYLLKISNNSFEVTKTNCFRVARIMFPPEPEMLAKLCYQGFDDALIFLQKYNLINCKMCLIRRNSFILSKKNIYEMAGYNPSCIDCKWNNAFSKVQGMPYFITYTLDRYIDSHNNILNGFLKSKEMLLAKLFTLPYIVVADLACGFVLKVMRYFRHFQKSMWTLSKYAINSLLHFIDIFSVQGLEFVNKILFYSCVSIDTNGKDSPYYYYYNKKFEYSKCISCSKYCLQFFIDYNLTASSITIDSSGYTSIELFKHKWHEHEIKSISFEKLVIHVGVFL
- the LOC113548305 gene encoding patatin-like phospholipase domain-containing protein 2 isoform X4; amino-acid sequence: MNISFSGCGFLGIYHIGVASCLKTYAPYLLENNICGSSAGAISACCLLCDIPLELMTSQMLDIVKESRSKALGPFSPSMNITEHLYNRLNKDLPNDAHKRVSGKLFVSLTRVPDGKNVIISQFSSKEEVIQVLLASAFIPVFSGFVPPLVGKYRYIDGGFTDNLPILDKNTITISPFSGLTDICPRDNPIQKYLLKISNNSFEVTKTNCFRVARIMFPPEPEMLAKLCYQGFDDALIFLQKYNLINCKMCLIRRNSFILSKKNIYEMAGYNPSCIDCKWNNAFSKVQGMPYFITYTLDRYIDSHNNILNGFLKSKEMLLAKLFTLPYIVVADLACGFVLKVMRYFRHFQKSMWTLSKFTLLLLLQ